A section of the Enterobacter sp. C2 genome encodes:
- the cpxP gene encoding cell-envelope stress modulator CpxP: MRIVTAAVMASTLTLNTVGHAAEGVTGESWHGSEELAPRSTQSHMFDGISLTEQQRQQLRDLMQQARHKLPPVNVSEIETMHGLVTAEKFNESAVRAQAEKMAQEQVARQVEMARVRNQMYHLLTPEQQAVLHDKHQQRINQLRDVAKMQQESPLTLSSSSTGSK; the protein is encoded by the coding sequence ATGCGCATTGTTACCGCTGCCGTCATGGCCTCAACGCTGACGTTAAATACCGTTGGCCACGCAGCTGAAGGTGTAACAGGCGAGAGCTGGCACGGCTCTGAAGAGCTGGCACCGCGTAGCACCCAGAGCCATATGTTTGACGGTATTAGTTTAACTGAACAACAGCGCCAGCAACTGCGTGATTTGATGCAGCAGGCGAGGCACAAGTTGCCACCTGTTAATGTTAGCGAAATCGAGACGATGCACGGCCTCGTGACCGCAGAAAAATTTAATGAAAGCGCCGTACGCGCTCAGGCAGAAAAAATGGCGCAGGAGCAGGTTGCCCGCCAGGTCGAAATGGCCCGGGTTCGCAACCAGATGTATCACCTGCTCACGCCCGAGCAACAGGCGGTTTTACACGACAAGCACCAACAGCGAATTAACCAGCTGCGCGACGTTGCAAAAATGCAGCAGGAATCGCCGCTAACGTTATCGAGTAGCAGTACCGGTAGTAAGTAG
- the cpxR gene encoding envelope stress response regulator transcription factor CpxR — MNKILLVDDDRELTSLLKELLDMEGFNVQVAHDGEQALDLLDDSIDLLLLDVMMPKKNGIDTLKELRQTHQTPVIMLTARGSELDRVLGLELGADDYLPKPFNDRELVARIRAILRRSHWSEQQQNSDNGSPTLEVDALSLNPGRQEASFDGQSLELTGTEFTLLYLLAQHLGQVVSREHLSQEVLGKRLTPFDRAIDMHISNLRRKLPERKDGHPWFKTLRGRGYLMVAAS, encoded by the coding sequence ATGAATAAAATTTTGTTAGTTGACGATGACCGAGAGCTTACTTCCCTTTTAAAGGAGCTGCTCGACATGGAAGGCTTCAATGTGCAGGTTGCCCATGACGGGGAGCAGGCGCTCGACCTCCTGGACGACAGCATCGATCTGCTTTTGCTCGACGTAATGATGCCAAAGAAGAATGGTATCGACACCCTTAAAGAGCTACGCCAGACACACCAGACACCCGTCATTATGCTGACGGCACGCGGTAGCGAGCTGGATCGCGTTCTCGGCCTTGAGCTGGGCGCGGACGACTATCTGCCTAAACCCTTTAACGATCGCGAACTGGTAGCCCGTATTCGCGCCATTCTGCGCCGTTCACACTGGAGTGAGCAGCAGCAGAACAGCGATAACGGTTCACCGACCCTGGAAGTGGACGCCCTGAGCCTGAATCCAGGCCGTCAGGAGGCCAGTTTTGATGGCCAGTCGCTGGAGCTGACCGGTACCGAGTTCACCCTGCTCTACCTGCTGGCGCAGCATCTTGGCCAGGTGGTCTCCAGGGAGCATCTTAGCCAGGAGGTTTTGGGTAAACGCCTGACGCCGTTCGATCGCGCGATCGATATGCATATCTCTAACCTGCGCCGTAAGCTGCCGGAGCGTAAAGATGGTCATCCATGGTTTAAAACGCTGCGCGGACGCGGCTATCTGATGGTTGCGGCTTCATGA